In Pajaroellobacter abortibovis, the following are encoded in one genomic region:
- a CDS encoding tetratricopeptide repeat protein has protein sequence MAQASNGSGRVPIDRSSEQQNRGVNLSGSAVILAPPSSFPQGIPENAMILLPLGSNGELIQERLAQGPIALTTEEMWKLLGFNGPAVQVQDEHGRPVVIGLEDLLQSLEKHWTEATQEIGRGRVLANELMKYGRHEKAEQVLASVVAHGGEGEDWLALGVSQLNQKKLEKAEGTLRGAQSLLSTNPFPSLHLARLAREKKDSAAEQEHVERAIQIEKQSVDAWAYLATLFRERHGEEEGDQKILERAQADEYAQTSAPYIALQGFYANQEATRNKAIVYAEMAVKRTPQDPLSLLCLSALYGQSGQLESIITLLEPHQSIMLHDTRIAHNYFEALFRTRKFDQLKVFLAHLTTSPHEAIKQFAAQRTSAVAQFLEQEQRPTSKS, from the coding sequence ATGGCACAAGCATCCAACGGCAGCGGTCGAGTACCAATCGACCGTAGCTCAGAACAACAGAATCGTGGTGTCAACCTATCAGGCTCTGCAGTTATTCTCGCACCACCTTCTTCCTTTCCCCAAGGGATCCCAGAAAACGCGATGATCTTGCTCCCTTTAGGGTCCAATGGCGAATTGATACAAGAACGACTCGCGCAAGGACCTATCGCTCTCACCACGGAAGAGATGTGGAAGCTCCTCGGCTTCAATGGCCCTGCCGTACAAGTACAAGACGAGCATGGACGCCCCGTCGTGATCGGGTTAGAAGATCTTCTCCAGAGTCTTGAAAAACATTGGACGGAGGCCACCCAAGAGATCGGTCGAGGAAGGGTTCTCGCCAATGAACTGATGAAATATGGGCGACATGAAAAGGCAGAACAGGTCCTTGCCAGTGTGGTGGCCCATGGCGGAGAGGGGGAAGACTGGCTTGCGCTCGGCGTCAGCCAACTCAACCAAAAAAAACTAGAAAAAGCAGAAGGGACACTGCGAGGAGCGCAAAGCCTCCTATCCACCAATCCTTTCCCTTCTCTTCATTTGGCTCGACTCGCCCGTGAAAAGAAAGACTCCGCTGCCGAACAAGAACACGTGGAACGAGCCATTCAAATCGAGAAGCAATCTGTGGACGCTTGGGCATACCTCGCAACGCTTTTCCGGGAGAGACACGGGGAAGAGGAAGGGGATCAAAAGATCCTGGAACGCGCTCAGGCTGATGAATACGCACAAACCTCAGCACCCTACATCGCCTTGCAAGGGTTTTACGCGAATCAGGAGGCAACGCGCAACAAAGCAATTGTTTACGCTGAGATGGCGGTCAAACGAACCCCACAAGATCCCCTCTCTCTTCTTTGTCTGTCCGCTCTGTATGGTCAGTCAGGACAGCTCGAATCGATCATTACCCTACTCGAACCACATCAATCGATTATGCTGCACGATACGCGGATTGCACACAATTATTTTGAAGCGCTCTTCCGGACGCGGAAGTTCGATCAGCTCAAAGTATTTCTCGCTCATTTGACCACTTCACCTCATGAAGCGATCAAACAGTTCGCTGCTCAACGCACCTCGGCCGTAGCTCAGTTTCTTGAACAAGAGCAACGCCCGACATCAAAATCCTAA
- a CDS encoding type I 3-dehydroquinate dehydratase translates to MAGICCVSTHHTLKEVIEDTEVFHLLTRPSQCGFFFELRLERYQDITLHLLEEVFSHYPPHRLVITWGGTDRRRGALHFNIKEGEGRKWIQAFHRAGVGFLDIDFTLLKQVGFTRSDLLPSSSTTQLIVSHHEWMAGLPLDALRTLRQEAEGQGADVVKIALTPLGFLDALPLLQLMKEEGQWKRPLIGIAMGEKGAWSRLLGPQFPHSPPFTYASLIGSQGTAPGQLTWLEFETIYRYFELSPATKVYGIIGDPVAHSLSPLLHNSAFAATGFPGIYIPFHLTEDPVWFMKEFAPLIPIQGLSITIPHKIRSLSACTLANDLSHNIGAINTALFAPESGWTGFNTDATAAIASLEEALEGTLAGKTVLVIGAGGVARSVAFPLQKQGARVIICSRHPDKSMLLARDIGAEWIPFELACSGQCQAQVIIHATPIGMAPHTEEIPIPLDSFPPQTLLFDLVYHPVKTAWLRQGERRGHPILYGYTHFLKQGASQFKYFTGLEAPLEIMEQVIRNSLQLGRD, encoded by the coding sequence ATGGCCGGTATTTGTTGTGTCAGTACACACCACACCCTCAAGGAGGTCATAGAAGACACTGAGGTTTTTCATCTCCTGACTCGTCCTTCGCAATGTGGTTTCTTTTTCGAGTTAAGGCTTGAGCGCTATCAGGATATTACACTCCATCTCCTTGAAGAAGTCTTCAGCCACTATCCCCCCCACCGTTTGGTGATTACATGGGGTGGCACTGACCGACGCAGGGGTGCTCTACACTTCAACATCAAAGAAGGAGAAGGGCGGAAATGGATCCAAGCATTTCACCGAGCTGGAGTCGGCTTCCTCGATATCGACTTTACTCTCCTCAAACAAGTAGGGTTTACCCGTTCCGATCTCTTGCCCTCCTCAAGCACGACTCAGCTGATCGTCAGTCATCACGAGTGGATGGCGGGACTGCCGCTGGATGCCCTCCGTACCTTACGTCAGGAAGCAGAAGGACAGGGAGCAGATGTTGTCAAAATCGCTCTGACCCCCCTTGGTTTTCTCGACGCGCTCCCTCTGTTACAATTGATGAAAGAGGAAGGGCAATGGAAGCGTCCGTTGATCGGGATTGCAATGGGAGAAAAAGGGGCATGGAGCCGTCTGCTCGGTCCACAGTTCCCCCATTCTCCTCCCTTCACCTATGCAAGCCTGATAGGCAGCCAGGGAACCGCTCCAGGCCAACTGACTTGGCTCGAGTTTGAAACCATCTACCGCTATTTCGAGCTTTCACCCGCCACAAAAGTGTACGGAATTATTGGTGATCCGGTTGCCCATTCGCTTTCCCCTCTGTTACACAACTCCGCTTTTGCAGCAACGGGCTTTCCAGGCATTTACATTCCTTTCCATCTTACTGAAGATCCAGTCTGGTTTATGAAAGAGTTTGCTCCCCTCATCCCCATCCAGGGGCTTTCTATCACCATCCCTCATAAAATACGTTCCCTCTCAGCCTGTACTCTGGCAAACGATCTATCTCATAACATAGGTGCAATCAATACAGCCCTCTTTGCACCTGAATCAGGATGGACGGGATTCAACACGGATGCAACAGCTGCCATCGCTTCTCTGGAAGAAGCATTAGAGGGAACGCTTGCAGGCAAAACCGTCCTAGTGATAGGAGCCGGCGGAGTGGCCAGAAGTGTCGCTTTCCCTCTTCAAAAACAGGGTGCTCGTGTAATCATCTGCAGCCGCCATCCAGACAAGTCCATGCTGCTAGCACGAGATATCGGTGCAGAATGGATCCCTTTCGAATTAGCCTGTAGCGGCCAGTGCCAGGCTCAGGTGATCATCCACGCAACTCCTATTGGTATGGCACCCCATACAGAGGAAATCCCTATCCCTCTGGACTCTTTTCCTCCACAAACCCTTTTATTTGACTTGGTCTATCATCCCGTCAAGACAGCTTGGTTGCGTCAGGGGGAAAGACGAGGACATCCTATTCTCTACGGATACACTCATTTCCTAAAGCAGGGTGCGTCCCAATTTAAATACTTTACTGGACTAGAAGCTCCGCTTGAGATCATGGAACAAGTGATCCGAAATTCGCTCCAACTGGGCAGGGACTGA
- a CDS encoding radical SAM protein: MAKEDTLVIHEIYTSIQGESTFAGLPCTFIRTTGCNLRCSWCDTPHAFYDGTRMRRQKVLYAALERGTSLIEMTGGEPLLQPAVFPLLEELCNASRTVLLETSGEADVAKVDPRVHKIMDLKPPGSGESHRIRWSNLEFISARDELKFVLANRQDYEWMREMIQTFRLTDRTPHLLASTVFGQLSPQALIQWVLEDRVQVRVQLQLHKYIWPPDIQGV, encoded by the coding sequence ATGGCAAAAGAAGATACGCTTGTTATTCATGAGATTTATACTAGTATTCAGGGGGAATCCACCTTTGCAGGATTGCCGTGTACCTTTATTCGTACAACAGGATGTAATTTGCGGTGTTCCTGGTGCGATACCCCTCACGCTTTTTATGATGGAACGCGGATGCGCAGACAAAAGGTACTGTATGCTGCGCTAGAACGAGGTACATCCCTGATTGAAATGACAGGAGGGGAACCTCTGTTGCAGCCTGCTGTGTTCCCTCTCCTCGAGGAACTTTGCAATGCATCGCGTACCGTGCTCCTAGAAACCAGCGGGGAGGCAGATGTTGCTAAGGTAGATCCGCGCGTGCACAAGATTATGGATCTGAAGCCACCTGGCTCTGGAGAGTCGCATCGCATTCGTTGGTCTAACCTTGAATTTATTTCGGCCCGAGATGAACTAAAGTTTGTCTTAGCTAATCGCCAGGACTATGAATGGATGCGAGAAATGATCCAGACTTTTCGCTTAACAGATAGGACTCCTCATTTGTTGGCTAGCACTGTGTTTGGACAGTTGTCACCCCAGGCTCTGATCCAGTGGGTTTTGGAGGACAGAGTCCAAGTTAGAGTGCAGTTGCAGCTCCACAAATATATCTGGCCACCGGACATACAGGGAGTTTAA
- the fbp gene encoding class 1 fructose-bisphosphatase: MQKYNQSGHSSVLKKTFEQFMCVELDRGRNHYEGLLSLLHGIASAIRGIGSKLRVADLNSMLGTTGNTNVQGESVQKLDVFANEVMMHYLRESKQCCLLISEELDETFIDSSQGEYIVLFDPLDGSSNLDVNVNVGTIFAVFEKSAMTSPSPQEALRSGRKFLMAGYALYGPSTILVLATNRGVNSFVLDPGVGEFFLSRPSIRIPSQGRYYSCNEGNFTQWGEPIQKWNRWVKEEASYVQRYVGSLAADAHRTLCYGGLFLYPADKKHQEGKLRLLYEANPIAYVVEHAGGVATDGVKCILDIVPTSIHQRTPLIFGSTKNVNQLMGWMKEGMR; the protein is encoded by the coding sequence ATGCAAAAGTACAATCAGAGCGGCCATTCTTCCGTATTAAAAAAAACATTCGAACAATTTATGTGTGTGGAATTAGATAGAGGGCGGAATCACTATGAAGGATTACTCTCTTTGCTCCATGGAATTGCTTCGGCGATTCGAGGCATTGGATCCAAACTTCGTGTAGCCGATCTTAATTCAATGTTAGGTACTACTGGAAATACAAACGTTCAAGGAGAGTCTGTCCAAAAGTTAGATGTATTTGCCAATGAAGTGATGATGCATTATTTGAGAGAGAGTAAACAGTGCTGTCTTTTGATTAGTGAAGAGTTGGACGAGACTTTTATTGATTCATCTCAAGGGGAATATATTGTCCTTTTTGATCCGTTGGATGGCTCGAGCAATCTCGATGTCAACGTAAATGTTGGAACGATTTTCGCTGTTTTTGAGAAATCAGCAATGACCTCTCCTTCGCCACAAGAAGCATTGCGTTCTGGCCGTAAATTTTTAATGGCGGGCTATGCGCTCTATGGGCCATCGACGATTTTAGTGCTTGCCACAAACCGAGGAGTTAACTCATTTGTATTAGATCCTGGAGTAGGAGAATTTTTCCTGTCACGTCCATCAATTCGAATTCCTTCTCAAGGTCGCTATTACTCCTGCAATGAGGGGAATTTTACCCAGTGGGGTGAGCCAATCCAGAAATGGAATCGTTGGGTGAAAGAAGAAGCCTCCTATGTGCAACGTTATGTGGGTTCTCTTGCAGCAGATGCGCATCGCACCCTTTGCTATGGAGGCCTCTTTCTTTATCCAGCCGATAAAAAGCATCAGGAGGGGAAGTTAAGGCTTCTCTATGAAGCGAATCCCATCGCTTATGTTGTAGAGCATGCAGGAGGAGTGGCGACCGACGGAGTCAAATGCATACTTGACATTGTGCCTACCTCTATCCATCAGCGGACCCCTCTGATATTTGGATCTACCAAAAACGTCAATCAATTGATGGGGTGGATGAAAGAGGGAATGCGATAG